CTAAAGTCTGGTATTCAAACAGTAAATATCGACGAGTAGTATGGCAATTCAAACCATAAGTTTAGGAATGATAAGAAATGCAAAACACCTCATATAAATGAAGAAAAGATTAAAGAGATGTTGTAGAAGTCTTTAATAGTCTTATCGAAAGTAAGGATTAGGTGTTAAAAGGCTATGAAACGATTATCCAAACCCTGACACCACTGCAATTGATAAAGAGCTGGCAAGGCTACATAAGAATGTGAAGTTGTGGAGAGTTAATTAGAAAAAGTGTAGAAGAAAACGCTCTAAATGTTTTAAATCAGGAGGGTGTCAACAGAACTATACTCAGTTAGTTAATAGATACGAATCAGCAAAACAAAGCATTGAAAAGCTTCAGAAGAAAAGGTTACAACAAAAGGTTAAGAATGAAAGTTTAGCAGAGTTTATGAAGAGATTGGAGCAAAGAGATAGGTGTTAATAGACTTTACTAGGTTCTATGGAATGCACAGTGGATAAGGTGAGAGTTCAAAAAGAGGGTAAAGTTACTATAGTATTCAAAGATGGTGTGGAAATGGATGGGGAATATAAGCGGCATTAAAATACTCGTAGGAGTTATGTGATAGCTCTTGCGGGCTATTTTTCGCTATGTTATTGAATGTTTTTCAAAGTCATACTCACACTTTAGAAATTCTCTACAGTTTTTGAGAATTTTTTTCCTTACTTTTTTGTAATCCAATAATTCGCATATAAAAATAGCTTTTTTAACAGAACTAACATATTCAGGATCATCCAGGTAGTGCTCGATTACTCCTTTACCGTAGTATAGAATATGTAATCCTGAAAATTGATTATTTTTCTTGCAATATTTAATGCCTAAATTAGCATACTTTAAAGCCTTTATATAATCATTGTTTCTTTTATATGCTGTAGCAAGGTTATGACAAAGCTTTGGGTATAGCCTATTTTCTAAGTCTACACTATCAAAGCAGAATTGTATTATTTCAAGATAACTGGTAGTATTACCTAAATCATTTGTTACAAAAGCAATATTCATAAGTATTCTTAATTCTATTGAAGAATATATATATGCTTTATACCTTTTCATAGTAAATTCTTGATTGTTAATTTTTAAAGCATTGATCAACTTTGTATAAGCATTTTGAGGATCATTATGTACTTTATATAGCATAGCACCCTCAATGAAACAGTAGATATGTTGAATTTGAATTTTATAATAATCATTATTGACTAAAGGCTTTAACTTATTTAGATCATCTATCACCGTAGATAGGGTTTCATATTCATTTCTATCTAACTTTAACTCTAACAGATGTTTAATATTGTTAAAAAGGGTATAGTCATCCAATCTATATTTGAGCAGCAGTGCTGTAATGTCTTCTTTCAAGGCAATAGAGAGAGCCTCTAATGTATCTAGCCTTGGAATTACTTTGCCATTTTCAATTTTCCTCAGGGTTTCTATGTTGATACATGTTTTCTCCGAAATTATAGACTGACTGTATTCTTGCCTCTTTCTTAACAATCTTACTTGTTCCCCAAAAAGACTTAAATTATAAAGCATTCTCTCACCTCCATAATCATAGAACGGTCTAAATGTCAACCCAATCAAAACAGGGTTTTTTATTATTGTAATTATTATATAATATTGGTAATAGTTATACAAATTAAACTATGGGGGGATTTATGTGAAAAAGAATCTGATAGTAGTTGGTATGATTGTTTTTATTTTAGTTATTCAACTTGCAAGTGCAAAATTCCATTCCTATAGGTATAGGTGCAACAATCTTTCCAGAAAATTTTAATGAAATAGAAGATATTTATAATTTTAGCATTCAAGAAAAAGTTGATTTTCTTCGGATTGTTCCAGGTTTAAAAGTTGGACTCTCTGAAAATATAGATATAGATTATTCAAATCATATTAAAGTAATTGAAAAAATGCAATCAATTATATCAGATAAACTAATTGATTTTGCTTCAGAAGAACATGAGCTATAACAGACAATTATTATGATACATTTACAAGTTCATGTCCAGGTGGTGAATATGCATACCATATGAATTCTACAGGTGAGTTAAGTATATGTCCTTTTATTAGAAAAAAGGATCTGGATTTAAATGAAACTATAGATTATGATCAAGATCAAAATGAATTTATTATTCTTAGAGAAAAAATGAATTCATTTATCGATAGTTTATCCTATGATCTTCAAGGTAACTGTAAATCATGTGATGTATTAAATATTTGTAAAGGTGGATGTTTAGCTACAAAATTACAAGAAAATTTAGATTTAAGTAGTGAACAACCATATTGTATGAAAAAAATATTAAAACAGGTTGAGAATAATAACTCCTCAGATAAAAAATTTAGAAAGACAATGGGGCATTGGATACACAGTTCTATACATCATAAATATAAAAATATACCTTATTGTATTAGGCAGTTACCATTTTGGATGATAAATTTCCATAAATATAAAATGAATTAGTTTCAGGCTTACTTTTTATTCAAAGCTTGATACAAAATAAAGAGCAAAGTAAATTGTCATAATTTAAAAGGAGGATTTACATATGAAGCATATTTTAAGTGTAGAGGATGTAGAAAAAAATTTGGTGATTTCAAAGCTGTTAGTGAATTAAACTTCAAAGTAAATAAAGGTGAAATAATCGGCTTTATAGGACATAATGGAGCTGGAAAAACAACAACTTTGAAAATGTGTGTAGGTTTGCTTCGGCCAACTAAAGGAAGGATTTTAGTAAATGGAGTAGATATAGATAAGAATCCAGAAATTGCTAAGCAAAAAATTGGTTATGTTTCAGATAATCCTCCTCTTTATGATAAGTTAACTGCTAGAGAGTTTGTAGAGTTTATGTATAATTTATATACACAAGAAAAAAAGCATGAGAATTTAAATGAGTTAGAGGAGAGAATGAATGATTTATTTTATGCATTTGAACTAAATGAGAAATATGACGAGTTAATCGAAGGATTTTCCAGGGGAATGAGACAAAAAGTTGCATTAATTGCTGCACTTATCCACGAACCAGAAATATTGATAGTAGACGAACCTACTGCTAATCTTGATCCTATTAGTGCTCGAATTACTAAAGACATTTTTCGAAACTTAGCTAAAAGTGGAGTTACTGTCTTTTTCTCTACTCACATTATGGAAATTGCAGAATCAATTTGCGATAGAGTAGTTATTATTAACAAAGGAAAAATCATGTCTTTAGGTACTCCCAAAGAGTTAATAGAAAAACATAGCGATAACCAACTTACAACTTTAGAAGATGTTTTTATTAATCTAACTGATTCTACTAATAAATACATAGTAAAATCATCCATTTTGAAGGAGGGAGACTAATGATAAAGACACTGTTTGAAAAAGACATAAAGCTTATTAAAAATAGGTATTTTAAAACGACTAAAGGACTAAAATCTCTAATTATAGGCTTTGTTTTTATTAGTGTGGTTATTGCATTAATTACTATTCAGTTTACAAATAGATTAGCTCTATTGACAACTTTAGTTACATCTGATTATTTGATATTTTTAAGCTTAATTTTTTTCAGCGTAGTAGTATTTGCAAGTGTTTTTATTGAAACAAGAAAAAAATTCTATTTTTCCTCGGAGTTAAGCTTATTAATTCCAACTCCCATACCAAGTAAATCTTTTTTTTTATATTATTTTATTAAAAATGCTTGTTTAATGCCACATATATTAGTAATAGGAATACTTCTGCACATTCTACCCATGTTAATTTCAATAGGTATAAATGCTGAGGCTTCATTTTTATATTATATAGCTATATTACCAATAAGCTATAGTATTTTAGTTATTGTTGCATCTATCACTATTTCAATTATGATGTTTATTTCTAGTGTTTTTTCAGTAAAAACACTGAATAAATTTTTAATAAGCATAAATGTTATAATAGCCATTGTATTTATTGGGTTTCTATTTTTCTTTAGAATTCCTTCTATGACTATGTTTTTCAATTCAATAGATCGGATATATGGCCTTTTAGAGGTACTGTTTTTTCCGGTAAAACTAGCGACAGATATAATGTATCTCTTGATTGATAAAAATGATTTATTGATAGCTTTAAAATATTTGTTATACTTGTTGTTAATCAAAATTTTTATTTTCAGGTTGTCAACATTTATATCTTCAAAATTATATTACAAAGGATATGATAGGGTTCAATCTTTAAATACTAAAATTAAAAATAAAGGCAAAGCTAGTAAGTTTAACAAGAAGAAATTTTTAAATATCAAAATATTTAATTATATTGTTATGACGGAATGGAAAAAAGCCTATAGAAATAATGAAATGATTAATGGGAGCTTGAGTTTAATTATTATATTATTTATATATATTTTCTTGGAAGATAGCTTCTCTAATAACTTGGTATGGTCTAATTTGCAGATTATAGCTCACATAGGCGTAATAGGTTTTCTTTGCTCGGGCTCAGTTGCAATGTTATTTATTCCATATAATTTGATATTACAAGGGGCTTTAAAAAATCAATATTGGATATTTAAAGTATCTCCTATTAAAGGATATGAATATATTTTTTATACTTGGTTATCTCAATTTGTTTTACAATATATATTCAGTGGAATTGTATTATCAATAGCCTTCCTAATTTTTAATTATAATCATTTTGCGATATTAACTTCTTTGATTATAATGTTTGTATTAATTGCTACATTTGGAATAATAAAGCTGACCCTTAATTTATTTGTATTTACACAAGAACATACGCCATTTACTATTACTCAAAAAATCATAATAAATATAATGCCATTTATGTATTATTTTTTGGCATTAGGAATTTTAGCTCTATCTCAAATTTACTCAGAAATAAGCTATTTAAGATTTATAGCTAATTTAAACTCTAATTACATAATAGCTATAAGTGGATTATTATTCTTGTCAATTTCCATTTTTTCTATATATTATTCATTTGTGTATAGTGTTAAGTTCTGGGAAAAAATGGAGTTTTAATTAAAATGTAGTTAATAAGCTTCTAAATGTATGTAGTTAGACCTTTAAGGAAAAAGAGGATACAAAAAACTATAACCTATATTAAAAGCACTTGGGATGGGATAAAAGCATCAGTTGAAAATCCTGAGATAGGATGCAATGCAGAAGGACATGTGAGCCATGTTTTATCATCCTGTTTGGGCAGTCGCCCTATGACTTGGAGTCTAAATGGTGCAAACCTAACAAGGGTAGCGCTAAGAGGCCTTAATAACAAAATTAGCATTTAAACTAAATATTTTTGGTGGGCCCCAGAGGTTCTTTTTTCAAACCTACAGTGTCTTGACACTAACTCAAGCTTAAAATAACTATTGCCAAAACTCTTTTGGAGTTGGGGAGCTATCTAACTTTATTATTGGAGCTTCTTATGTATTCTCAGCATCAATTGTTTATCACTATATTCGCACTAGAAAAGGTGCTCTCCTAGGCTTAACACTAGGAACCATAGTAATAGCCATTGTCGGGGCACTATCAAATTATTATTTAATTTTACCATTCTATATTAGAGTTATGGGCTTTGATATTGCTACTATTGTAGGAATGACATCAGAGGTAAACAGATATGTCACAGACTTTAGGAGTTATAAGTTATACCCTTTAATGTTTTTAAAGGTGCAAGTGTTAGGTTAATAACATTTTTTATATACAAATATATAAAACCTCTATTAAAGTTATAGTAGTTTTAAAAAAAGCAATACCCTGATGGGTATTGCTTTTTTTGTTACAGCATATAAACTGGTACCAATTGACCTACTTGTACGAGCGTAGATTAGAATTTATTCTAAAATCACCTTTTGTACTTTAGATTTTGAACTAACTCGTAGCGGGTAATTCATTGCCCGCGGATATGAGTTTGCACTATCTAGGCTTTTCATTTCGGTACAGATAGGGCAGGAACTTGGGTCATTTATTGGCTACCATATAAGTAAGCAACAATCGTCTCACTGAGATACGTGGGACATAATATTCGGGAGGAGGCGCTGCTCCCTACGCCATTTGGGGCGTTGTTTTGGGTCATCATTAAGGTCTAGGTCTTCCTATCCAAGTCTATCCGCTATCCAACATCCAACTAAAAAAGGCTGGTCAGTTCAGGATTGCCAATAAACTTCCGGATTTGCGAGAAGCCTAAGCTTTTTCTCCACATGTTCGACAGCTTTGCCTTATGGGTCGACATGCCTATGTCTCTGATGTTTATGTAAGCCAGCCCAAAGGTAAAGCTTTACTCACAGGGAGAAAAGACGCCGCCTTCAAGCAAACCCTCCAATATATAGCCAATCCTTCAGAAGGTTTGTTAGGTGAGTGTACTAAACTTTAGGTTAGAGTCAGCGGTGAGACAGTCAAGTCAGTAGAAAATCATCATGGCATATCTACTGTCCTTCTGACCAACCATCCAACTAGGATTTTAATTGTCAATTGTCCATTGTAAATTGTAAATTCGCCCTTGAATTTGATAACTTATTCTATCCATTCAACCATCCAACTGGTCTTTGAATTTCCTATCCGCTACCTGCTATCTGCTGACCACCAAAACGGACCCATTTATTCCCACGAATATTCTCTTGACCTTCGGTTAAAATGATGTTAAAGTATATAACTGTCGCTGAAACAAGCGGCGGCAAAAATATTCGACAACTTCTAAAAAAAATAAAAAAAGTTGTTGACAGCAAAACGAATAAATGGTATAGTATTACTTGTCGCTGAAACACGGCGGCAAACAAATTAGGTCTTTGAAAATTGAACAGCTAATGCAAAAGCCAGAAATGCAGACTAGAATTCCTGCTCTTGGAATTCGTAGTCGAATTTACCCAAAAACTTTTACCAAAAGTTTGTTGGGCTCCGTTTTAATTAGTTTTAAAACATTTAAGTAAGATGAGCTAAATTTTAGCTTTTCATAGAATCTTTTATGGAGAGTTTGATCCTGGCTCAGGACGAACGCTGGCGGCATGCCTCACACATGCAAGTCGAACGATCCGACACTCAACCTAGTTGAGTGTCTGGATAGTGGCGGACGGGTGCGTAACACGTGGGCAACCTGCCCTTTAGATCGGGATACCATCGGGAAACTGATGTTAATACCGGATACCTTCTTTTTGTCACCTGATAAAAAGAAGAAAGATTTATCGCTAAAGGATGGGCCCGCGCTTCATTAGCTAGTTGGTAGGGTAACGGCCTACCAAGGCAACGATGGATAGCTGGTCTGAGAGGACGATCAGCCACACTGGGACTGAGACACGGCCCAGACTCCTACGGGAGGCAGCAGTGGGGGATATTGCGCAATGGGGGCAACCCTGACGCAGCAATGCCGCGTGAAGGATGAAGGTTTTCGGATCGTAAACTTCTGTTATGAGGGATGAATAAAATGACAGTACCTCAAGAGGAAGCCCCGGCTAACTACGTGCCAGCAGCCGCGGTAATACGTAGGGGGCGAGCGTTGTCCGGAATTACTGGGCGTAAAGAGCATGTAGGTGGTTTGATAAGTCAGATGTTAAACTGCGGGGCTCAACCCCGTATTGCATTTGAAACTGTCAAACTTGAGGACAGGAGAGGAAAGTGGAATTCCTAGTGTAGCGGTGAAATGCGTAGATATTAGGAGGAACACCAGTGGCGAAGGCGACTTTCTGGACTGTACCTGACACTGAGATGCGAAAGCGTGGGGAGCGAACAGGATTAGATACCCTGGTAGTCCACGCCGTAAACGCTGGGCACTAGGTGTAGGGGGTTTAGATACCCTCTGTGCCGCAGTTAACGCACTAAGTGCCCCGCCTGGGGAGTACGACCGCAAGGTTGAAACTCAAAGGAATTGACGGGGGCCCGCACAAGCAGCGGAGCATGTGGTTTAATTCGACGCAACGCGAAGAACCTTACCAGGGCTTGACATCCTCTGAAGGCTTTAGAGATAGAGTCGTCCTCTTTTGAGGCAGAGAGACAGGTGGTGCATGGTTGTCGTCAGCTCGTGTCGTGAGATGTTGGGTTAAGTCCCGTAACGAGCGCAACCCTTATTCTTAGTTGCCAGCAGGTTAAGCTGGGCACTCTAAGGAGACTGCCGGTGATAAACCGGGGGAAGGTGGGGATGACGTCAAATCATCATGCCCCTTATGTCCTGGGCTACACACGTGCTACAATGGCCTGAACAACGGGAAGCGAAGGAGCGATCTGGAGCGAATCCTTTAAATCAGGTCTCAGTTCGGATTGCAGGCTGCAACTCGCCTGCATGAAGTCGGAGTTGCTAGTAATCGCGAGTCAGCATATCGCGGTGAATGCGTTCCCGGGCCTTGTACACACCGCCCGTCACACCACGAAAGTTTGCAACACCCGAAGCCGGTGAGCCAACCGGTTGGGAGGTGAGAGGTGAGAAGTTGGAAGTGAGAAAAGATAAAGTCGCAAGTTAGAAGAAGGGTTAAGTAAAAAGGTCTAAAGACTATATTTACAAGCAATAATCCCACCTCTAACATCCCACGACCCAAACTCATTTCAGAATCTCGGTTCTCACATCCCAACTGGAGGCAACCGTCGAAGGTGGGGCGAATGATTGGGGTGAAGTCGTAACAAGGTAGCCGTATCGGAAGGTGCGGCTGGATCACCTCCTTTCTAAGGAGCTTTAACTTATGGTTAGTAGCTTAGCTGTTTAATTTTGAAAGACCTAGTCTTTCAACCGATCTTTGAAATTACCCATAAGGAAAGAAACTAAGAAAGTATCAACCCGAGAAACAAAAGCGTGGTAGATACAATTTCATTATGTTTAAACGAGCAAATTAGGTCAAGTTACAAAGGGCGCACGGCGGATGCCTTGGCGCTGGGAGTCGAAGAAGGACGTAGCGAGCTGCGAAAAGCCGCGATTAGCTGCAAGCAAGCTGTAAGTCGCGGATTTCCCAATGGGGCAACCCACCACAGTTAATACTGTGGTACCACCACCTGAATAAGTAGGGTGGTAGGAGACAACCGGGGGAACTGAAACATCTAAGTACCCCGAGGAAGAGAAAGAAAACTCGATTCCCTAAGTAGTGGCGAGCGAACGGGGAAGAGCCTAAACATTTTTAGTGTAAGCCTGTATGCGTTGCTAAAAGTGGGTTGAGGGAGTTACTTTACAAGTGGATACAGCCACTTGGGATAGTTACAAAATTAAAGTTTAGGCGAATTGGCTGGGAAGCCAAACGATACAAGGTGAAAGTCCTGTAGCCGAAAAGCTTTAAACTATCTAAGTAGCCACCCGAGTATTGCGGGACACGAGAAACCCCGTAAGAATCTAGGAGGACCACCTCCAAAGGCTAAATACTACCCAGCGACCGATAGTGAACAAGTACCGTGAGGGAAAGGTGAAAAGTACCCCAGGCGGGGGATGAAATAGAACCTGAAACCGTGTGCCTACAAACAGTCAGAGCCCCATAAGCGGGTGATGGCGTACCTTTTGTATAATGGATCAGCGAGTTACATTTGCAAGCGAGGTTAAATGGTAAAGCCATGGAGCCGAAGCGAAAGCGAGTCTTAATAGGGCGTTAAGTTTGTATGTGTAGACCCGAACCCGAGTGACCTACCCATGGCCAGGGTGAAGTTTTGGTAACACAAAATGGAGGCCCGAACCCACTAATGTTGAAAAATTAGGGGATGAGCTGTGGGTAGCGGTGAAATGCCAAACGAACTCGGAGATAGCTGGTTCTCCCCG
This genomic interval from Proteinivorax tanatarense contains the following:
- a CDS encoding helix-turn-helix domain-containing protein; translation: MLYNLSLFGEQVRLLRKRQEYSQSIISEKTCINIETLRKIENGKVIPRLDTLEALSIALKEDITALLLKYRLDDYTLFNNIKHLLELKLDRNEYETLSTVIDDLNKLKPLVNNDYYKIQIQHIYCFIEGAMLYKVHNDPQNAYTKLINALKINNQEFTMKRYKAYIYSSIELRILMNIAFVTNDLGNTTSYLEIIQFCFDSVDLENRLYPKLCHNLATAYKRNNDYIKALKYANLGIKYCKKNNQFSGLHILYYGKGVIEHYLDDPEYVSSVKKAIFICELLDYKKVRKKILKNCREFLKCEYDFEKHSIT
- a CDS encoding SPASM domain-containing protein, which encodes MTDNYYDTFTSSCPGGEYAYHMNSTGELSICPFIRKKDLDLNETIDYDQDQNEFIILREKMNSFIDSLSYDLQGNCKSCDVLNICKGGCLATKLQENLDLSSEQPYCMKKILKQVENNNSSDKKFRKTMGHWIHSSIHHKYKNIPYCIRQLPFWMINFHKYKMN
- a CDS encoding ABC transporter ATP-binding protein, which translates into the protein MKSKVNCHNLKGGFTYEAYFKCRGCRKKFGDFKAVSELNFKVNKGEIIGFIGHNGAGKTTTLKMCVGLLRPTKGRILVNGVDIDKNPEIAKQKIGYVSDNPPLYDKLTAREFVEFMYNLYTQEKKHENLNELEERMNDLFYAFELNEKYDELIEGFSRGMRQKVALIAALIHEPEILIVDEPTANLDPISARITKDIFRNLAKSGVTVFFSTHIMEIAESICDRVVIINKGKIMSLGTPKELIEKHSDNQLTTLEDVFINLTDSTNKYIVKSSILKEGD